Genomic segment of Benincasa hispida cultivar B227 chromosome 1, ASM972705v1, whole genome shotgun sequence:
TAAGAActagataataaaataaaataaaaacttaccacaaataaagaaagaaccaaataatttttaaacGGATCCTAGAGTAATGGTTTCCAAATTGTTTGTAATATTAacagattttattttatttatttatttatttaaagatACATTAATATTAACAGATTTTGTTCAACATCTTCggaacaaaaacaacaaaaaatactttaaaatattttttaaataaaataaaataaggatTTTAAATAATGGTGTTTCAACTGCAAATTAATCTTAACATTAATTTCTTTAGCACCCTTTAACAATTGGTTTGTAAAATAATTTGTCAAACAGCTATTTTCCATTGTAAAATACATAGAAAAATTCAGGTGTACTTATCTTTGTATATTCCTTCAAATTATCCAATTATAATTTGTCATGCAGTAAATTTACCTTACTTctgttttgaaatattttaattttcttcgtATGATAAGAGTGGAATGCATAAAGATAAGtgcatcttactcaaatatGTATCAACTTATTTGATTTATCACAACTCTAATGGCTTTAGAATTTTATCTATACAGATATAACATAACATCTACCTTGAaacttttaaatctatatgaagATAATTACCCTAATTTTTCTcacttttttccccttttaaaCAACACCCACATATAAACATTAGAgaatacaatataccaattgtTCAAATATATGATTTATGCACAAAATATATAATGGGGAAGGGTTTAACCTAGGGTTCCCTTTCACATTTCCAAGGAAAATTAGGTCAGAAGAAACTATAAGCATGTATGTAAATGAGAGGAACATACAACTAAAAGTCACATAAAAGACAATGATGTAAGAATAATCGACCTAGTTGAGATATCCAAATATGCCTATTGATCCTCGACCTCGATGTCAAAAATTTAAAACCTTGTACTTCATAATATCAAGGGAGATACTATTGGAATTTAGCATAGACAGACATaattgtgaataaaatatttaaggACTCCATGTCCATCACCATtaatatgttatttaattctatgATGTATATTCTATATACATACTATATATTGAAACTCCAATTTATGAATCTAGCTAGGGTTTCTCAATTACCAAAAAGGGTTTTCTAACCTCACATAGGACACATTAAAGAAATTCCAAACATGGGTTTAACTTTATAATTTCATTCATACCAAGGAATCCACTAAGTATTATacattgaaatatatatatatatccataaATACAAAAACATATAGAATATTATGATCCAAAAATTCCTAATTCAAGAAATGGTGGTCCTTCCCCCTTAGGGGAAAAAAAGACCccctttgtaaaaaaaaataatataatctaaaaaagaaaagaaaaaaggaagttTGAATTTTGTTCTAACCTTGCCAAGtggattgattttgaatttgagtTTGTTGAGGAGTTTGAGCAgcaacattattattattattattattgatgcAATTACTATAACCAGCAGCTGCAATATTACTCAAAAACTCAGTATGAGAAATAGCTCTCAACCCCAAGAAATCTCTTGTACTCAGCCCTGCTTGATGAtcaatatttttcttgaaaacCCCTCCAAATTGCTCTAATTCAAAAGAAGCCCCTCCTTCAAAATTGGTTTTATTCCTGTAGAATGGCAGTGCATGAGAAAGCCCTGCAGCTTCAGTGGTACTACTACAATTACTCGTACTGCCCATCATCATCAAAGTCTGATTCTGTTGTTGATGAATGTCACGTGAGGAGGAGGAGGCGGAGGACAAGTCAAGGCCAAAATTAcaatttgtattattattattattattatcattatgtTGTTGAGGAGTGATTGTGTGTGGTGGCTCAGTATTACTACTCATGGTAGCTCCCATTTGAGCTGCTTTCTGAAGAAGTGCTGTGGCTGACATGTGAGGAGAAGAAGGGGAAGCACTTTGGATTAGATGAAGAGAAGTGGGACCAAGATTATTATGATTAGGGTTTATAATTTGATGATGATTGTTGTTATGATCATTTGAGGTTGAATTGGGAAAGCCTAACCATGGGGgaatattaatattttgttcTTTCTTGAGAGAATTAAATGAGTTGATATGATGACTATTATCTAAGGGAGGACTATTGAAATGGGTTTGTTGTGTAATTTGGAAGTTTAAGTGAGAGATATTGGGAGTGGAAGAAAGTGGAGGAAGAAGGTGGTTTTGATTAGTATTAATATTATTGGTCATTAGTATTGGGTTTGATGTAATGGCTCTTGCACTTTCCTCTGCTAAAGCATCACAAAAAGCTCTATGCGTGATGAAACTATCCCTCCTGAATATTattcataacaaaaacaacccATGAAAATTATCAAACacaataattaattcaaatcaCATTAATGAAGACCAAGTTAAAATTACAAAACCTTTAAATTTATCCATTTGGACCCGTTGCAAATGTAGTaatcaaaatttagatttagtTCTCCAAATCTATAGCGATAtattatatcattgatagaagtctatcaactaTAGAgcctatcactaatagattttactatatttgtaattctttaaaaatattgctatatacttaattattaaccctaaaataCTATCCATTGCAATTATTTATGTTAGTTCTTTTTTGAGAAATTTCCTATATCTATAATCCAATTTAGATCACTGAATTTATCGTAATCTATAAACTCAAGCCTTTTAAGATGAATAGAAGTTTAATTAGTATATGAGTTTATGATTAACATATGTGTCTTAAATCATTAGGATGAAAACATTAGGAGTGTGATAATTTCACAAAACTAAAACAGTAAAAACTCGTGAGTGAATCTGTAATTTAACCGCAATACGAAGTgtatatataatcatattaattttacCTTGAGAAAAGGGTTCCACAGTCACATCTGTACTCTCTAGTGCCACAAGTCTtggaatgagctttccaatctGATTGAACTGCATACTTCTTAGAGCACTTATCACATTTCCATTTCTTCTCACCATGTTTTCT
This window contains:
- the LOC120090689 gene encoding protein indeterminate-domain 7-like isoform X3, producing MIKSLLFQQQAQAMEENLSNLTSASGEASACSGNHSDQIPTNYSGQYFATTQPPPPKKKRNLPGNPDPDAEVIALSPKTLMATNRFVCEICGKGFQRDQNLQLHRRGHNLPWKLKQRTNKEVIRKKVYVCPETSCVHHDPSRALGDLTGIKKHFCRKHGEKKWKCDKCSKKYAVQSDWKAHSKTCGTREYRCDCGTLFSRRDSFITHRAFCDALAEESARAITSNPILMTNNINTNQNHLLPPLSSTPNISHLNFQITQQTHFNSPPLDNSHHINSFNSLKKEQNINIPPWLGFPNSTSNDHNNNHHQIINPNHNNLGPTSLHLIQSASPSSPHMSATALLQKAAQMGATMSSNTEPPHTITPQQHNDNNNNNNTNCNFGLDLSSASSSSRDIHQQQNQTLMMMGSTSNCSSTTEAAGLSHALPFYRNKTNFEGGASFELEQFGGVFKKNIDHQAGLSTRDFLGLRAISHTEFLSNIAAAGYSNCINNNNNNNVAAQTPQQTQIQNQSTWQG
- the LOC120090689 gene encoding protein indeterminate-domain 7-like isoform X2, which produces MQKMIKRDDFLGMIKSLLFQQQAQAMEENLSNLTSASGEASACSGNHSDQIPTNYSGQYFATTQPPPPKKKRNLPGNPDPDAEVIALSPKTLMATNRFVCEICGKGFQRDQNLQLHRRGHNLPWKLKQRTNKEVIRKKVYVCPETSCVHHDPSRALGDLTGIKKHFCRKHGEKKWKCDKCSKKYAVQSDWKAHSKTCGTREYRCDCGTLFSRRDSFITHRAFCDALAEESARAITSNPILMTNNINTNQNHLLPPLSSTPNISHLNFQITQQTHFNSPPLDNSHHINSFNSLKKEQNINIPPWLGFPNSTSNDHNNNHHQIINPNHNNLGPTSLHLIQSASPSSPHMSATALLQKAAQMGATMSSNTEPPHTITPQQHNDNNNNNNTNCNFGLDLSSASSSSRDIHQQQNQTLMMMGSTSNCSSTTEAAGLSHALPFYRNKTNFEGGASFELEQFGGVFKKNIDHQAGLSTRDFLGLRAISHTEFLSNIAAAGYSNCINNNNNNNVAAQTPQQTQIQNQSTWQG
- the LOC120090689 gene encoding protein indeterminate-domain 7-like isoform X1, giving the protein MYCLLDLFSVHNYFHSTNTTSNFFFQGMIKSLLFQQQAQAMEENLSNLTSASGEASACSGNHSDQIPTNYSGQYFATTQPPPPKKKRNLPGNPDPDAEVIALSPKTLMATNRFVCEICGKGFQRDQNLQLHRRGHNLPWKLKQRTNKEVIRKKVYVCPETSCVHHDPSRALGDLTGIKKHFCRKHGEKKWKCDKCSKKYAVQSDWKAHSKTCGTREYRCDCGTLFSRRDSFITHRAFCDALAEESARAITSNPILMTNNINTNQNHLLPPLSSTPNISHLNFQITQQTHFNSPPLDNSHHINSFNSLKKEQNINIPPWLGFPNSTSNDHNNNHHQIINPNHNNLGPTSLHLIQSASPSSPHMSATALLQKAAQMGATMSSNTEPPHTITPQQHNDNNNNNNTNCNFGLDLSSASSSSRDIHQQQNQTLMMMGSTSNCSSTTEAAGLSHALPFYRNKTNFEGGASFELEQFGGVFKKNIDHQAGLSTRDFLGLRAISHTEFLSNIAAAGYSNCINNNNNNNVAAQTPQQTQIQNQSTWQG